Proteins encoded together in one Streptomyces sp. NA04227 window:
- a CDS encoding YciI family protein encodes MFVLELTYVAPMERIESALPEHIAWLDAHYASGVFIASGRKVPRDGGVILAVGDDRAKIEEITRSDPFTVAGVAEYAITEFVATKCAPPLEPYRQNLPD; translated from the coding sequence ATGTTCGTACTGGAGCTCACCTACGTCGCGCCGATGGAACGCATCGAGAGCGCGCTGCCCGAGCACATCGCCTGGCTGGACGCCCACTACGCGTCCGGGGTCTTCATCGCCTCGGGCCGCAAGGTCCCCCGGGACGGCGGGGTGATCCTGGCGGTCGGCGACGACCGGGCGAAGATCGAGGAGATCACCCGCAGCGATCCGTTCACCGTCGCGGGGGTGGCCGAGTACGCGATCACGGAGTTCGTGGCGACGAAGTGCGCCCCGCCGCTGGAGCCGTACCGGCAGAACCTGCCGGACTGA
- a CDS encoding cation-translocating P-type ATPase, protein MTCASCAARVEKKLNRMDGVEATVNYATEKARVTFGAGTAVEDLIATVEATGYTAKEPPPAHPGPGQGHLPGADGGAARGGGGSGAEAGQSEEADGLGPLRQRLTTAVALAVPVIAMAMVPSLQFTYWQWLSLTLAAPVVTYAAWPFHRAAWTNARHGAATMDTLISVGTSAAFLWSLWALFFGTAGEPGMTHPFELSISRTDGAGNIYLEAAAGVTAFILAGRYFEARSKRKAGAALKALLELGAKEVAVLRDGLEETVPVAELRVGDRFVVRPGEKIATDGTVVEGASAVDASMLTGESVPVEVAVGDPVTGATLNAGGRLVVEATRIGADTQLARMARMVEDAQNGKAAAQRLADRISGVFVPVVIALALGTLGFWLGNGSGLTAAFTAAVAVLIIACPCALGLATPTALMVGTGRGAQLGILIKGPEVLESTRRVDTVVLDKTGTVTTGRMTLLAVHTAGGVTENEVLRLAGALEHSSEHPIARAVAQAATEALGTLPTPEDFANIPGLGVQGIVDGHAVLVGREGLLVEWAMELPAELNELKRRAEKAGRSAIAVAWDGEARAVLEVADAVKESSPEAIRRLRALGLTPILLTGDNRAVAESVAAEVGIEEVIAEVLPQDKVDVVKRLQAEGRSVAMVGDGVNDAAALAQADLGLAMGTGTDAAIEAGDLTLVRGDLRAAADAIRLARRTLGTIQSNLFWAFAYNVAALPLAAAGLLNPMLAGAAMAFSSVFVVGNSLRLRGFQPVR, encoded by the coding sequence ATGACCTGCGCCTCCTGCGCGGCCCGCGTGGAGAAGAAGCTCAACCGCATGGACGGTGTCGAGGCGACCGTCAACTACGCGACCGAGAAGGCCAGGGTCACCTTCGGCGCGGGCACGGCGGTCGAGGATCTGATCGCGACCGTGGAGGCGACGGGGTATACGGCGAAGGAGCCGCCACCGGCGCATCCCGGTCCCGGGCAGGGCCACTTGCCGGGCGCGGACGGCGGTGCGGCGAGGGGCGGCGGCGGGTCGGGGGCCGAGGCCGGGCAGTCCGAGGAGGCCGACGGGCTCGGGCCGCTCCGGCAGCGGCTGACGACCGCGGTCGCGCTCGCGGTGCCGGTGATCGCGATGGCGATGGTGCCGTCCCTGCAGTTCACGTACTGGCAGTGGCTGTCGCTCACGCTCGCCGCGCCGGTCGTCACCTACGCGGCCTGGCCCTTCCACCGTGCGGCCTGGACCAACGCGCGGCACGGCGCCGCCACCATGGACACGCTCATCTCGGTCGGGACCTCGGCCGCCTTCCTCTGGTCGCTGTGGGCCCTGTTCTTCGGGACGGCCGGGGAACCGGGCATGACGCACCCCTTCGAGCTCTCCATCTCCCGTACCGACGGCGCCGGGAACATCTATCTGGAGGCCGCGGCGGGCGTGACCGCCTTCATCCTGGCCGGTCGCTACTTCGAGGCACGCTCCAAGCGCAAGGCGGGAGCCGCGCTGAAGGCGCTCCTGGAACTCGGCGCCAAGGAGGTCGCCGTACTGCGCGACGGCCTCGAGGAGACTGTGCCGGTTGCCGAACTCCGCGTCGGGGACCGCTTCGTGGTCCGCCCCGGCGAGAAGATCGCCACCGACGGCACCGTGGTCGAGGGCGCCTCGGCGGTCGACGCCTCGATGCTCACCGGTGAGTCGGTACCCGTCGAGGTGGCCGTCGGCGACCCGGTCACCGGCGCCACCCTCAACGCGGGCGGGCGCCTGGTCGTCGAAGCCACCCGGATCGGCGCGGACACCCAACTCGCCCGGATGGCACGGATGGTGGAGGACGCGCAGAACGGCAAGGCCGCCGCGCAGCGTCTGGCCGACCGTATCTCGGGGGTCTTCGTGCCCGTCGTGATCGCCCTGGCGCTCGGCACCCTCGGCTTCTGGCTGGGCAACGGCTCGGGACTGACCGCCGCGTTCACCGCCGCCGTGGCGGTACTGATCATCGCCTGCCCCTGCGCCCTGGGCCTGGCCACTCCGACCGCGCTGATGGTCGGCACCGGTCGCGGCGCCCAACTCGGCATACTCATCAAGGGTCCCGAGGTCCTGGAGAGCACCCGCCGGGTCGACACCGTCGTCCTGGACAAGACCGGCACCGTCACCACCGGCCGGATGACCCTCCTCGCCGTGCACACCGCGGGCGGCGTCACGGAGAACGAAGTCCTGCGGCTGGCGGGCGCGTTGGAGCACTCCTCGGAGCACCCCATCGCCCGGGCGGTCGCCCAGGCGGCCACCGAGGCACTCGGCACCCTGCCCACCCCCGAGGACTTCGCCAACATTCCCGGCCTCGGGGTCCAGGGAATCGTCGACGGGCACGCCGTACTCGTGGGCCGCGAAGGCCTGTTGGTGGAGTGGGCGATGGAACTGCCCGCCGAACTAAATGAGTTGAAGCGGCGTGCCGAAAAGGCGGGCCGTTCCGCGATCGCGGTCGCCTGGGACGGCGAGGCCCGTGCCGTGCTCGAAGTCGCCGACGCCGTCAAGGAGTCGAGCCCCGAGGCCATCCGGCGCCTGCGTGCCCTCGGGCTGACCCCGATCCTGCTCACCGGCGACAACCGGGCGGTCGCCGAGTCGGTCGCCGCCGAGGTCGGCATCGAGGAGGTCATCGCCGAGGTGCTGCCGCAGGACAAGGTCGACGTGGTCAAGCGGCTCCAGGCCGAAGGCCGCAGCGTCGCCATGGTCGGCGACGGGGTCAACGACGCCGCCGCGCTCGCCCAGGCCGACCTCGGCCTGGCCATGGGCACCGGCACCGACGCGGCCATCGAGGCGGGCGACCTCACCCTGGTACGGGGCGACCTGCGCGCCGCCGCCGACGCCATCCGGCTCGCCCGGCGCACCCTCGGCACCATCCAGAGCAACCTCTTCTGGGCCTTCGCCTACAACGTCGCGGCGCTTCCGCTCGCCGCCGCCGGACTCCTCAACCCCATGCTCGCCGGGGCCGCGATGGCCTTCTCCTCCGTCTTCGTCGTCGGCAACAGCCTGCGCCTGCGGGGCTTCCAGCCGGTGCGCTGA
- the metE gene encoding 5-methyltetrahydropteroyltriglutamate--homocysteine S-methyltransferase has protein sequence MTAKSAAAAARATVYGYPRQGGNRDLKKAIEGYWKGRVGADALRATAAELRRTNWRQLTEAGIDEVPTGDFSYYDHVLDTTVMVGAIPERHREALDADALDGYFAMARGTQRVAPLEMTKWFDTNYHYLVPELGPDTRFRTDSRKQVAELTEALELGHTARPVLVGPVTYLLLAKPAPGVAEDFDPLTLLDRLLPVYAEVLADLRAAGARWVQLDEPALAQDRSPAELNAAGRAYRELGTLTDRPQLLVASYFDRLGAALPVLAKAPVDGLALDFTEAAAANLDDLAAVGGLPGKRLVAGVVNGRNIWINDLSKSLATLGTLLGLADHVDVAASCSLLHVPLDAAVERDIDPQILRWLAFARQKSAEVVALANGLTHGTGSLTAELSANRAALASRAQSPVTHDPAVRARAAAVTDADARRSQPYARRAAAQRERLGLPLLPTTTIGSFPQTGELRTARADLRTGRIDTAAYEERIAAEIREVVAFQEKAGLDVLVHGEPERNDMVQYFAERLTGYLATRHGWVQSYGTRYVRPPVLAGDISRPEPMTVRWAEYAQSLTARPVKGMLTGPVTMLAWSFVRDDQPLGETARQVALALRDEVNDLEIAGTSVIQVDEPALRETLPLRAARHPEYLAWATEAFRLTTGGVRPDTQIHTHMCYAEFGDILAAIDALDADVISLEAARSHMQVARELAKADYPREVGPGVYDIHSPRVPDEEEVTALLRKGLEAIPAERLWVNPDCGLKTRGWPETRAALHELTAAARTLREALRTAGG, from the coding sequence GTGACAGCCAAGTCCGCAGCCGCGGCGGCACGCGCCACCGTGTACGGCTACCCCCGCCAGGGTGGCAACCGGGACCTGAAGAAGGCCATCGAGGGCTACTGGAAGGGCCGCGTCGGCGCCGACGCCCTCCGGGCGACCGCGGCCGAGCTGCGCCGCACCAACTGGCGGCAACTGACCGAGGCCGGTATCGACGAGGTACCGACCGGCGACTTCTCGTACTACGACCATGTCCTGGACACCACCGTCATGGTGGGCGCGATCCCCGAGCGGCACCGTGAGGCCCTCGACGCGGACGCACTGGACGGGTACTTCGCCATGGCGCGAGGCACCCAGCGGGTCGCACCGCTGGAGATGACCAAGTGGTTCGACACCAACTACCACTATCTGGTCCCGGAGCTGGGCCCGGACACCCGCTTTCGCACCGACTCCCGCAAGCAGGTGGCGGAGCTGACCGAGGCCCTGGAACTGGGCCACACCGCCCGCCCGGTCCTGGTCGGCCCGGTCACCTATCTGCTGCTCGCCAAGCCCGCACCCGGCGTGGCCGAGGACTTCGACCCGCTCACGCTCCTGGACCGCCTGCTGCCCGTGTACGCCGAGGTCCTGGCCGACCTGCGCGCGGCCGGTGCGCGGTGGGTGCAACTGGACGAGCCCGCCCTGGCGCAGGACCGGAGCCCGGCCGAACTGAACGCCGCCGGGCGCGCCTACCGTGAACTGGGCACCCTCACCGACCGTCCCCAGCTGCTCGTCGCCTCCTACTTCGACCGCCTGGGCGCGGCCCTGCCGGTGCTGGCGAAGGCACCGGTCGACGGTCTCGCCCTGGACTTCACCGAGGCCGCCGCCGCCAACCTCGACGACCTCGCCGCGGTGGGCGGGCTGCCCGGCAAGCGGCTGGTCGCCGGTGTCGTGAACGGCCGCAACATCTGGATCAACGACCTGTCCAAGTCCCTTGCCACACTGGGCACTTTGCTCGGTCTGGCCGACCATGTGGATGTCGCCGCCTCCTGCTCGCTGCTGCACGTCCCGCTCGACGCGGCCGTCGAACGCGACATCGATCCGCAGATCCTGCGCTGGCTGGCCTTCGCCCGCCAGAAGAGCGCCGAGGTCGTCGCCCTGGCCAATGGCCTCACCCATGGCACCGGCTCGCTCACCGCGGAACTCTCCGCCAACCGCGCCGCCCTCGCCTCCCGGGCGCAGTCCCCGGTCACCCACGACCCCGCCGTACGCGCCCGGGCCGCCGCGGTCACCGACGCCGACGCCCGCCGCTCCCAGCCGTACGCCCGGCGGGCCGCGGCCCAGCGCGAACGTCTCGGCCTGCCCCTGCTGCCGACCACGACCATCGGTTCCTTCCCGCAGACCGGTGAACTGCGCACCGCGCGGGCGGACTTGCGTACGGGCCGGATCGACACGGCGGCGTACGAGGAGCGCATCGCCGCCGAGATCCGCGAGGTCGTGGCCTTCCAGGAGAAGGCGGGCCTGGACGTCCTGGTGCACGGCGAGCCCGAACGCAACGACATGGTGCAGTACTTCGCCGAGCGGCTCACCGGCTACCTCGCCACCCGGCACGGCTGGGTCCAGTCCTACGGCACCCGCTACGTCCGCCCGCCCGTCCTGGCGGGCGACATCTCCCGCCCCGAGCCCATGACGGTGCGCTGGGCCGAGTACGCCCAGTCGCTCACCGCCCGTCCGGTCAAGGGCATGCTGACCGGGCCGGTCACCATGCTCGCCTGGTCCTTCGTCCGTGACGACCAGCCCCTCGGTGAGACCGCGCGGCAGGTCGCGCTCGCCCTGCGCGACGAGGTCAACGACCTTGAAATTGCGGGCACTTCGGTGATCCAGGTGGACGAGCCCGCGCTGCGCGAGACACTGCCGCTGCGCGCCGCCCGGCACCCGGAGTACCTCGCCTGGGCCACCGAGGCCTTCCGGCTGACCACCGGCGGCGTACGGCCGGACACCCAGATCCACACCCATATGTGCTACGCGGAGTTCGGCGACATCCTCGCCGCCATCGACGCGCTGGACGCGGACGTCATCAGCCTGGAGGCCGCCCGCTCCCACATGCAGGTCGCCCGCGAACTCGCCAAGGCGGACTACCCGCGCGAGGTCGGCCCCGGCGTCTACGACATCCACTCCCCGCGCGTGCCCGACGAGGAGGAAGTAACGGCCCTGCTGCGCAAGGGACTTGAGGCGATCCCGGCCGAGCGCCTGTGGGTCAATCCGGACTGCGGCCTGAAGACCCGCGGCTGGCCCGAGACCCGTGCCGCCCTGCACGAACTCACCGCCGCGGCCCGGACTCTGCGCGAAGCCCTGCGCACGGCCGGGGGCTGA
- a CDS encoding glyceraldehyde-3-phosphate dehydrogenase yields the protein MTVNEDSFTNWMHREEIAESMIPIIGKLHRERDVTVLLHSRSLVNKSVVSILKTHRFARQIAGQELSVTETMPFLQALTELDLGPSQIDLGMLAATYRSDERGLTVREFTAEAVAGATGANKIERREGRDVVLYGFGRIGRLVARLLIEKAGSGNGLRLRAVVVRGGGAGDLVKRASLLRRDSIHGQFQGTITVDEANSTIVANGNAIKVIYANDPSEVDYTAYGIKDAILIDNTGKWRDREGLSKHLRPGVDKVVLTAPGKGDVPNIVHGVNHDMIKPDEQILSCASCTTNAIVPPLKAMEDEYGVLRGHVETVHSFTNDQNLLDNYHKSERRGRSAPLNMVITETGAASAVAKALPDLKAKITGSSIRVPVPDVSIAILNLQLARETTREDVLDYLRNVSLTSPLKRQIDFTSAPDAVSNDFIGSRHASIVDAGATKVEGDNAILYLWYDNEFGYSCQVIRVVQHVSGVEYPTFPGAVA from the coding sequence GTGACTGTCAATGAGGACTCGTTCACCAACTGGATGCACCGCGAGGAGATCGCGGAGTCGATGATTCCGATCATCGGGAAGCTGCACCGCGAGCGGGACGTCACCGTCCTGCTGCACAGCCGCTCCCTGGTGAACAAGTCGGTCGTCAGCATCCTGAAGACCCACCGGTTCGCCCGGCAGATAGCAGGCCAGGAGCTGTCCGTCACCGAGACGATGCCGTTCCTGCAGGCCCTGACCGAGCTCGACCTCGGCCCGTCCCAGATCGACCTGGGCATGCTCGCGGCGACCTACCGCAGCGACGAGCGCGGCCTCACCGTGCGGGAGTTCACCGCCGAGGCCGTCGCCGGTGCCACCGGGGCGAACAAGATCGAGCGCCGCGAGGGCCGCGACGTCGTCCTCTACGGCTTCGGCCGCATCGGCCGCCTCGTCGCCCGGCTGCTCATCGAGAAGGCGGGCTCCGGCAACGGCCTCAGGCTGCGCGCCGTCGTGGTCCGCGGCGGCGGTGCCGGGGACCTCGTCAAGCGCGCCTCGCTGCTGCGCCGGGACTCCATCCACGGTCAGTTCCAGGGCACGATCACCGTCGACGAGGCGAACAGCACGATCGTCGCCAACGGCAACGCGATCAAGGTGATCTACGCCAACGACCCCTCCGAGGTCGACTACACGGCGTACGGCATCAAGGACGCCATCCTCATCGACAACACCGGCAAGTGGCGCGACCGCGAGGGCCTGTCCAAGCACCTGCGCCCCGGCGTCGACAAGGTCGTACTGACCGCTCCGGGCAAGGGCGACGTGCCCAACATCGTGCACGGCGTCAACCACGACATGATCAAGCCCGACGAGCAGATCCTGTCCTGCGCCTCCTGCACCACCAACGCGATCGTCCCGCCGCTGAAGGCGATGGAGGACGAGTACGGCGTACTGCGCGGCCACGTGGAGACCGTCCACTCGTTCACCAACGACCAGAACCTGCTGGACAACTACCACAAGTCCGAGCGCCGTGGCCGCTCCGCGCCGCTGAACATGGTCATCACCGAGACCGGTGCCGCCTCGGCCGTCGCCAAGGCGCTGCCCGACCTCAAGGCGAAGATCACCGGCAGCTCGATCCGCGTCCCGGTCCCGGACGTCTCGATCGCCATCCTCAACCTGCAGCTGGCCCGCGAGACCACCCGCGAGGACGTCCTCGACTACCTCCGCAACGTCTCGCTGACCTCGCCGCTCAAGCGCCAGATCGACTTCACCAGCGCCCCCGACGCGGTCTCGAACGACTTCATCGGCTCGCGGCACGCCTCGATCGTCGACGCCGGTGCCACCAAGGTCGAGGGCGACAACGCCATCCTCTACCTCTGGTACGACAACGAGTTCGGCTACTCCTGCCAGGTCATCCGGGTCGTCCAGCACGTCTCCGGGGTCGAGTACCCGACCTTCCCGGGTGCGGTCGCCTGA
- a CDS encoding sensor histidine kinase KdpD, whose product MRVRVPRRRRSRPLTPTARVRRLRRRITVLFALTSAVGVVAMGAFAVRSDAQRWRAQLDQTMNADTSWDLGLLEIDENGGLDTRVLVDTVDTDCPPLTILTARHSGGKLRLNVEHAPEKPCLPLRSSVVRDVAAAAVREDGEVAFDRRTPGGDPVRVFALPYYPAETDENTRPEGALVTWSDASEQRADHRRLAWLVTGACAVLVAMSAVVGHLLSGRAIRPALAALGQQEAFLADAAHDLRTPTASLRMLAETGLRGETDPSDVLRRTLRLSESMGGLVDGLLTRARLMSGTATLAREPLRLDQLVESVVADTPAEGHRVAVEAEPSVVFADPDLVRRAVANLLGNALTHGHAPGEAADVRITVSASGIVTVDDAGPGLPPQVAGALFERFRSGSGSTGLGLSIASWVAHAHGGTLTAGPGARGGASFVLRLPPARENDKSRG is encoded by the coding sequence ATGAGAGTGCGAGTGCCGCGTCGGCGACGCTCGCGTCCGCTCACGCCCACGGCCCGGGTGCGCAGGCTCCGTCGGCGGATCACCGTGCTCTTCGCGCTCACCAGCGCCGTCGGCGTGGTGGCCATGGGGGCCTTCGCGGTACGCAGCGACGCCCAGCGGTGGCGGGCGCAGCTCGACCAGACCATGAACGCGGACACCAGCTGGGACCTGGGCCTGCTGGAGATCGACGAGAACGGCGGCCTCGACACCCGCGTCCTGGTCGACACCGTGGACACCGACTGCCCGCCGCTGACGATCCTCACGGCCAGGCACTCCGGCGGGAAGCTGCGGCTGAACGTCGAGCACGCCCCGGAGAAACCCTGCCTGCCGCTGCGCTCCTCGGTCGTACGGGACGTGGCCGCGGCCGCGGTGCGCGAGGACGGCGAGGTGGCCTTCGACCGGCGCACCCCGGGCGGTGACCCGGTCCGGGTGTTCGCGCTGCCGTACTACCCGGCCGAGACCGACGAGAACACCCGGCCCGAGGGCGCCCTGGTCACCTGGTCCGACGCCTCGGAGCAGCGCGCGGACCACCGGCGGCTCGCCTGGCTGGTGACCGGCGCCTGCGCGGTCCTGGTCGCCATGTCGGCGGTGGTCGGGCACCTGCTGTCCGGGCGCGCCATCCGGCCCGCCCTCGCGGCCCTCGGCCAGCAGGAGGCCTTCCTCGCCGACGCCGCCCACGACCTGCGCACCCCGACCGCGTCGCTGCGGATGCTCGCCGAGACCGGGCTGCGCGGCGAGACCGACCCCTCGGACGTGCTGCGGCGCACCCTGCGCCTGTCCGAATCCATGGGCGGCCTGGTCGACGGGCTGCTCACCCGGGCCCGGCTGATGTCCGGCACGGCGACGCTCGCCCGCGAACCGCTGCGCCTGGACCAGCTCGTCGAGTCGGTCGTGGCGGACACCCCCGCCGAGGGACACCGCGTCGCCGTCGAGGCCGAGCCGTCCGTGGTGTTCGCCGACCCCGACCTGGTGCGCAGGGCGGTCGCCAATCTGCTCGGCAACGCCCTCACCCACGGGCACGCGCCCGGGGAGGCGGCCGACGTGCGGATCACCGTCTCGGCGAGCGGCATCGTGACCGTCGACGACGCGGGCCCGGGCCTGCCCCCGCAGGTGGCGGGCGCCCTGTTCGAGCGGTTCCGCAGCGGCTCGGGCTCCACCGGTCTCGGCCTGTCCATCGCCTCCTGGGTCGCCCACGCCCACGGCGGCACCCTCACCGCGGGCCCCGGCGCCCGCGGCGGCGCCTCCTTCGTACTGCGGCTGCCCCCGGCACGGGAGAACGACAAGAGCCGGGGCTGA
- a CDS encoding SpoIIE family protein phosphatase: MTTADPGDDATTADPGDERSVAEAMAKLLGCPDPQSLLTTAMDVWLTGVGASSGLVHLLQDDGWMRMAMGVGYPEEALDSFRLIPPDAEQPLVRVARTRVPEHVLAAEYRDLFPVGVSPRRPTSFSVLPLLVDDRCLGTLMVQLDRLDPLSGVEEHELTLITTVCAHRLDHLLSMGTGAESDERLDQALRLIQGRSRAARLELAMTNAEIGSFDWDFASGKLIWDDRICRLFGLEPEEFDERHETFIGAIHPDDREQVEELLERTKETGIYRGEYRVVWPDGSVHWIAAGGKVVYDTQGRPMGMLGVAQDRTEQRRNEELSAARQQFILDVSRAFSDAMSTQSVIEKVYETVLPGLGGSSTALYVSERTGMHLVGTRGLHGESLRRLERLTALDAGHPLQRELRMDRPMFFGDREALTASVWQPDLVPEEEVQASALLPLTTGEDLVGIWVVNYSEPHEFTPEVQVAHTAAAGILGQSLARAEQFDARRRQMNELQQLMLPRTIPDVPRLEAAVRYLPGSQGLHVGGDWYDILSMPGGRVTLAIGDVQGHSAEAAAVMGQLRTSMWAHAKMGPTPTALMQLGNHTLADLDTELFATSCLIELDPVSGDYTAVRAGHPYPLVVHPDGRVHELEVPGGLPLGTFADSEYPDLDGTLPPGAILLLFTDGLVERRDADYTEAVYELMHALAQWTRERPPDGDPDGDGPEGRRTVAAASGEGGPAQSIANSLSLDALADLVVTPALSRSSHDDIAVLLVRRTS, encoded by the coding sequence GTGACCACGGCGGACCCCGGCGACGACGCGACCACGGCCGACCCGGGCGACGAGCGGTCCGTGGCCGAGGCGATGGCCAAGCTGCTCGGCTGCCCCGACCCGCAGTCGCTGCTCACCACCGCGATGGACGTCTGGCTGACCGGGGTGGGCGCCTCCTCCGGCCTGGTGCATCTGCTCCAGGACGACGGGTGGATGCGGATGGCCATGGGCGTCGGCTACCCCGAGGAGGCGCTCGACTCCTTCCGGCTGATACCCCCGGACGCCGAACAGCCGCTCGTGCGGGTGGCCCGTACCCGCGTCCCGGAACACGTGCTCGCCGCGGAGTACCGGGACCTCTTCCCCGTCGGCGTCTCACCGCGGCGGCCGACCTCCTTCAGTGTGCTGCCGCTGCTCGTGGACGACCGGTGCCTGGGCACGCTCATGGTGCAGCTCGACCGGCTCGATCCGCTGTCCGGTGTGGAGGAGCACGAGCTGACGCTGATCACCACCGTCTGCGCGCACCGGCTCGACCATCTGCTCTCGATGGGTACCGGCGCCGAGAGCGACGAACGGCTCGACCAGGCCCTGCGGCTCATCCAGGGCCGCTCCCGGGCGGCCCGGCTCGAACTGGCCATGACCAACGCCGAGATCGGCTCCTTCGACTGGGACTTCGCCTCCGGGAAACTGATCTGGGACGACCGGATCTGCCGTCTGTTCGGTCTGGAGCCGGAGGAGTTCGACGAACGCCACGAGACCTTCATCGGCGCGATCCACCCGGACGACCGGGAGCAGGTCGAGGAGCTCCTGGAGCGGACCAAGGAGACCGGGATCTACCGGGGCGAGTACCGCGTCGTCTGGCCGGACGGCAGCGTCCACTGGATCGCCGCGGGCGGCAAGGTCGTCTACGACACCCAGGGACGGCCGATGGGCATGCTGGGCGTGGCCCAGGACCGCACCGAGCAGCGCCGCAACGAGGAACTCAGCGCCGCACGCCAGCAGTTCATCCTGGACGTCTCGCGCGCCTTCAGCGACGCGATGTCCACCCAGAGCGTGATCGAGAAGGTATACGAGACCGTCCTGCCGGGTCTCGGCGGCAGCTCCACCGCGCTGTACGTCAGTGAGCGCACCGGGATGCATCTGGTCGGCACCCGCGGGCTGCACGGCGAGTCGCTGCGCCGGCTGGAGCGCCTCACCGCCCTGGACGCGGGCCATCCGCTGCAACGGGAGCTGCGGATGGACCGGCCGATGTTCTTCGGCGACCGCGAGGCCCTGACCGCCTCGGTCTGGCAGCCGGACCTGGTGCCCGAGGAGGAGGTGCAGGCCTCGGCCCTGCTGCCGCTGACCACCGGCGAGGACCTGGTCGGCATCTGGGTCGTCAACTACTCCGAGCCGCACGAGTTCACACCGGAGGTCCAGGTCGCGCACACCGCGGCCGCCGGTATTCTCGGCCAGTCGCTGGCCCGCGCCGAGCAGTTCGACGCCCGGCGCCGCCAGATGAACGAGCTCCAGCAGCTGATGCTGCCGCGCACCATCCCGGACGTGCCGCGCCTGGAGGCGGCGGTGCGCTATCTGCCGGGTTCGCAGGGGCTGCACGTGGGCGGCGACTGGTACGACATCCTCAGCATGCCGGGCGGGCGGGTCACCCTGGCGATCGGGGACGTGCAGGGTCACAGTGCCGAAGCGGCCGCCGTGATGGGGCAGTTGAGGACCTCGATGTGGGCCCACGCCAAGATGGGGCCGACGCCCACCGCGCTGATGCAGCTCGGCAACCACACCCTCGCCGACCTCGACACCGAGCTGTTCGCGACGAGTTGTCTGATCGAGCTCGACCCGGTCAGCGGCGACTACACGGCGGTGCGCGCCGGACACCCGTACCCCTTGGTGGTGCACCCCGACGGGCGGGTGCACGAGCTGGAGGTGCCCGGCGGGCTGCCGCTCGGCACTTTCGCCGACAGCGAGTACCCGGACCTGGACGGGACCCTGCCGCCGGGCGCCATCCTGCTGCTGTTCACCGACGGTCTGGTGGAGCGCCGCGACGCCGACTACACGGAGGCCGTCTACGAGCTGATGCACGCCCTCGCGCAGTGGACGCGGGAACGCCCGCCCGACGGGGATCCGGACGGCGACGGCCCGGAGGGACGGCGTACGGTCGCCGCGGCCTCCGGCGAGGGCGGCCCCGCGCAGTCCATCGCCAACAGCCTCTCCCTGGACGCCCTCGCGGATCTGGTCGTCACGCCCGCGCTGTCGCGCAGTTCGCACGACGACATCGCGGTTCTCCTTGTACGGCGCACCAGTTGA
- a CDS encoding sensor domain-containing protein, producing the protein MTETTPPLFAHAAPRTPAAHLPRSAKAPAFGHALVYLLAGFPLSLAVFVAACVGVSFGLGTLVVWLGLPVLAGTLALARRHAALERRRAEAVTGRAMPAPRYRENHATGVRWMFRSLADPRAWADLSHMFLGLVLRTVTFSLALTWTVGGLGELLYGTWSWSLPRDGGEEGLLDLAFGISSRAADIGFHTGVGVLLLATAVPMVRGLVALEVGLVRALLTGRR; encoded by the coding sequence ATGACCGAGACCACGCCCCCGCTCTTCGCGCACGCCGCGCCGCGGACCCCCGCCGCCCACCTTCCCCGTAGCGCCAAGGCCCCCGCCTTCGGGCACGCCCTGGTCTATCTGCTCGCCGGATTCCCGCTCAGCCTGGCCGTGTTCGTGGCCGCGTGCGTCGGGGTCTCCTTCGGCCTGGGCACCCTGGTCGTCTGGCTCGGCCTGCCGGTGCTCGCCGGAACCCTCGCCCTGGCCCGGCGGCACGCCGCGCTGGAGCGGCGCCGGGCCGAGGCGGTCACCGGACGGGCCATGCCCGCGCCGCGCTACCGCGAGAACCACGCGACGGGCGTGCGCTGGATGTTCCGCTCGCTCGCCGACCCGCGTGCCTGGGCGGACCTGAGCCATATGTTCCTGGGGCTCGTCCTGCGTACGGTCACCTTCTCGCTGGCGCTGACCTGGACGGTGGGCGGCCTCGGCGAACTCCTCTACGGCACCTGGTCCTGGTCGCTCCCGCGCGACGGGGGCGAGGAGGGCCTGCTCGACCTCGCCTTCGGCATCTCCTCCCGGGCCGCCGACATCGGCTTCCACACCGGTGTGGGCGTGCTGCTCCTGGCGACGGCCGTGCCGATGGTGCGAGGACTCGTCGCCCTGGAGGTGGGCCTGGTGCGGGCGCTGCTCACGGGCCGGCGCTGA